A window of the Lactuca sativa cultivar Salinas chromosome 5, Lsat_Salinas_v11, whole genome shotgun sequence genome harbors these coding sequences:
- the LOC111877410 gene encoding uncharacterized protein At4g06744, giving the protein MGSSGTFLVLICITHLFVINGEFTPTKPVKIIIDGGEAEAPPSPQLEHYDWAPHPSCFPLPPPPPPPPPPPPPPPPPPSCELPPPPPPICQPPPPSPPPPSPPPPSPPPPSPPPPSPSPPPPPSPCPPPPPSPKLPPPPPPSPPPPSPPPPPPPSPKPPSGFESKLLERDYKVIQAFKSKVTSDPTGITKTWKGKDICRNYKGFICDTVPNVKLKGIAGVNFNNKNLAGPNLTLTDFLTGLKDLAFFHANSNNFTGSIPADIGKLRYLYELDLSNNKFSGSFPYQVLRANQLLFLDLRFNTFSGVVPPQVFLLDLDLLFINNNNFKQTLPENLGSTPALYLTLANNKFVGEIPRSIGRASNTLLEILFLNNQLTGCLPYEIGFLKKSMVFDVGFNSLTGPIPHSFQCLKNMELLNLAHNKFYRDVPESVCSLPNLSNFTLSYNYFTQVGPQCRKLIRNGVLDVKMNCISDLPNQRSKAECAHFFLNLPSCPDEKSLTYVPCSKEYSVNQSESSAVKWATPSPTPAPVVRSYGALSPH; this is encoded by the coding sequence ATGGGTAGTAGTGGTACGTTTCTAGTCTTAATTTGCATCACTCATCTTTTTGTTATCAATGGCGAATTTACTCCTACAAAACCAGTCAAGATCATCATAGATGGTGGTGAGGCTGAGGCCCCTCCATCGCCACAGCTGGAGCATTACGATTGGGCCCCTCACCCTTCTTGCTTTCCCCTtcccccaccaccaccaccaccaccaccaccaccaccaccaccacctccacctccttcaTGTGAACTCCCTCCCCCTCCCCCTCCTATAtgccaaccaccaccaccatcaccacctccgccctcaccaccaccaccatcaccacctccCCCCTCACCACCACCGCCCTCACCAAGCCCACCACCTCCGCCATCACCatgcccaccaccaccaccatcaccaaaactgccacctccaccacctccaagCCCACCACCACCaagcccaccaccaccaccaccaccatcaccgaaACCACCAAGTGGTTTCGAGAGCAAGCTACTCGAAAGAGACTATAAAGTAATCCAAGCCTTCAAAAGCAAAGTGACAAGCGATCCCACAGGCATTACAAAAACATGGAAAGGCAAGGATATTTGCCGCAATTACAAAGGATTCATTTGCGACACCGTACCCAACGTTAAACTAAAGGGCATCGCCGGCGTCAACTTCAACAACAAGAATTTGGCTGGCCCAAATCTAACCCTCACCGATTTCCTAACCGGTTTGAAAGATCTCGCATTTTTCCATGCAAATTCCAATAACTTCACCGGCTCCATCCCCGCCGATATCGGCAAACTCCGCTACTTATACGAGCTCGACCTCAGTAACAACAAATTCTCCGGCAGCTTCCCCTACCAAGTCCTCCGTGCCAACCAGTTACTATTCCTCGACCTCAGGTTCAACACCTTTTCCGGCGTAGTACCTCCACAAGTCTTCCTTCTCGACCTCGACTTGCTcttcatcaacaacaacaatttCAAGCAAACACTCCCTGAAAACCTTGGCTCCACGCCGGCACTTTATCTAACCCTGGCTAACAACAAATTCGTCGGTGAAATCCCTCGGAGTATTGGTCGAGCTTCCAACACCCTACTCGAGATTCTTTTCTTGAACAACCAGTTAACCGGTTGTTTGCCATACGAGATCGGATTTCTGAAGAAATCGATGGTGTTCGACGTCGGATTCAACAGTCTAACAGGCCCAATCCCACACTCGTTTCAGTGCTTAAAGAATATGGAGCTTCTGAACTTGGCTCACAATAAGTTCTACCGGGATGTGCCGGAATCGGTGTGCAGCCTGCCGAATCTATCGAATTTCACTCTGTCGTATAATTATTTCACTCAGGTAGGGCCACAGTGTCGGAAACTGATAAGAAATGGGGTTCTTGATGTGAAGATGAACTGCATTTCGGATCTCCCAAATCAAAGATCGAAGGCCGAGTGTGCTCATTTCTTCTTGAATCTTCCTTCTTGCCCTGATGAAAAATCTTTGACTTATGTACCTTGCTCCAAAGAGTATTCTGTTAATCAATCGGAGTCATCAGCTGTTAAGTGGGCTACTCCGTCGCCGACACCGGCTCCTGTAGTGCGAAGTTATGGTGCACTTTCGCCGCATTAA